In the genome of Populus alba chromosome 11, ASM523922v2, whole genome shotgun sequence, one region contains:
- the LOC118035046 gene encoding putative callose synthase 8 isoform X2, translated as MDLFEFLEFFFEFQEGNVANQREHLILLLASTHIRQSHKQTSTNKLGDAAVDELMKKFFKNYTNWCKFLGRKSSIQLPYVNQEAQQYKILYIGLYLLIWGEAANLRFMPECLCYIFHHMADELHDLLIGKKFTTAYKGASESFLRDVVTPIYRVIYEETVKSKNGTADHSTWRNYDDLNEYFWSRDCFQIGWPMRLDHDFFRFESLKKPKRKKNVEEKRKREENKDEEMGLNEDEEPVATVEEKHEPKWLGKKNFVEIRSFWQIFRSFDRMWSFFILSLQAMIIMACHDLGSPLEMLDAVVFEDIMSIFITSAMLKLVQAILDIVFTWKTRLTMDILSKRKQVLKLVVAVIWTIVLPVYYAKSKRKYTCYSTQYRSWLGELCISSYLVAVALFLTTNAVEMVLFFVPAIHKYIEVSNCQIFKIFSWWTQPRSYVGRGMQETQVSVLKYTVFWVLVLLTKFLFSYSFEIKPLIGPTRLILKIGVQNYDWHELFPKVKSNVGALVAIWAPIIVVYFMDTQIWYSVFCTIFGGLYGILNHLGEIRTLGMLRSRFHALPSAFNACLIPPSAKSDQKPRRNFFLRRFHKVSEKETNGVAKFAFVWNQIINTFRLEDLISNWEMDLMTIPMSSELFSGMVRWPIFLLANKFSTALSIARDFVGKDEILFRKIKKDKYMYCAVKECYESLKYVLEMLIVGDLEKRVVSSILHEIEESMRRSSLLEDFKMSELPALKAKCIQLVELLLEGNENQNGNVVKVLQDMFELVTYDMMTDGSRILGLIYPSRQNVEQTEENLVDFSRRIEPQLFESTTGTNPIHSIHFPLPESGTFNEQIRRFLWLLTVNDKAMDIPANLEARRRISFFATSLFTDMPVAPNVQNMLSFSVLTPHFKEDVIYSMDELHSSKEGASILFYMQRIYPDEWKNFLERMGCENSDGVKDENELRNWVSFRGQTLSRTVRGMMYYREALRVQAFLDMADNEDILEGYDGAEKNNPTLFARLDALADLKFTYVISFQMFGSQKSSGDPHAQDLLDLMKRYPSVRVAYVEEKEEIVEGKPQKVYSSILVKAVDDLDQEIYRIKLPGTPNIGEGKPENQNHAIIFTRGEALQTIDMNQDNYLEEAFKMRNLLQEFLRQRGRRPPTILGLREHIFTGSVSSLAWFMSYQEASFVTIGQRLLANPLRVRFHYGHPDVFDRLFHITRGGISKASKTINLSEDVYAGFNSTLRRGCITYHEYLQVGKGRDVGLNQISKFEAKVANGNSEQTISRDIHRLGRCFDFFRMLSCYFTTTGFYFSNLISVIGIYVFLYGQLYLVLSGLQKAFLLEARVHNIQSLETALASQSFIQLGLLTGLPMVMEIGLEKGFLTAIKDFVLMQLQLAAVFFTFSLGTKIHYYGRTMLHGGAKYRPTGRKVVVFHASFTEIYRLYSRSHFVKGFELVLLLIVYDLFRRSYQSSMAYVLITYSIWFMSITWLFAPFLFNPLGFDWEKIVDDWKNLNKWIRQPGGIGIQQDKSWQSWWNDEQAHLCGSGLGARLFEILLSARFFMYQYGLVYHLDISQKSKNVLVYILSWFVILAVFLLVKAVNMGRQQFSTNFHLAFRLFKAFLFIAVLAIIIILSSVCDLSMKDLIVCCLAFLPTGWGLILIAQAARPKIEETGLWHFTRVLARAYDYGMSVVLFAPVAVLAWLPVISAFQTRFLFNEAFNRHLQIQPILAGKKTKQT; from the exons ATGGATTTGTTTGAATTTCTAGAATTTTTCTTTGAGTTTCAG GAAGGAAATGTTGCCAACCAGAGAGAGCATCTAATTCTACTGCTTGCTAGCACCCATATTAGGCAGTCTCACAAACAGACATCTACTAATAAG CTAGGAGATGCAGCTGTGGATGAACTGATgaagaagttttttaaaaattacactaATTGGTGTAAATTTTTGGGGAGAAAAAGCAGCATCCA GTTGCCATATGTGAATCAGGAAGCTCAACAatacaaaattttatatattggaCTTTACCTTCTTATTTGGGGGGAGGCAGCAAACTTGCGGTTTATGCCAGAGTGTTTATGCTATATTTTTCACCAT ATGGCAGATGAATTGCATGACCTGTTAATTGGAAAGAAATTCACAACAGCATACAAAGGAGCTTCTGAGTCTTTCCTTAGAGATGTAGTTACCCCGATATACAGGGTTATATATGAG GAAACTGTGAAAAGCAAAAATGGGACAGCTGATCATTCTACATGGAGAAACTACGATGATTTGAATGAGTATTTCTG GTCTCGTGATTGTTTCCAAATAGGTTGGCCCATGCGTCTGGATCATGATTTCTTTCGTTTCGAGTCTTTAAAGAAACCCAAACGTAAGAAGAATgtagaagaaaagagaaagagagaagaaaacaaggATGAAGAAATGGGATTAAACGAGGATGAAGAACCAGTG GCTACTgttgaagaaaaacatgaaCCAAAATGGCTGGGAAAGAAGAATTTTGTAGAGATTCGCTCATTTTGGCAGATTTTTAGGAGCTTTGATAGAATGTGGAGCTTTTTTATTCTATCCCTTCAG GCAATGATAATTATGGCTTGCCATGATTTGGGGTCTCCACTTGAAATGCTCGATGCAGTAGTGTTCGAGGACATCATGAGCATCTTCATTACATCTGCTATGCTTAAACTTGTACAAG CAATTCTTGACATTGTCTTTACATGGAAAACAAGACTCACGATGGATATTTTGTCAAAAAGGAAACAAGTGCTGAAGCTGGTAGTTGCAGTCATATGGACTATTGTTCTACCTGTATATTATGCTAAATCTAAGAGAAAGTATACTTGTTATTCCACACAATATAGAAGCTGGCTAGGGGAGCTGTGTATTTCTTCCTATTTGGTTGCAGTTGCCCTTTTCCTTACGACTAATGCAGTTGAGATGGTCCTATTTTTTGTTCCTGCGATTCACAAGTACATTGAGGTCTCGAATTGTcagatattcaaaatattttcctgGTGGACACAG CCAAGATCATATGTTGGACGTGGGATGCAAGAAACCCAAGTTTCAGTTCTCAA ATATACAGTATTTTGGGTGCTGGTATTATTGACCAAATTTTTATTCAGCTATAGTTTTGAG ATCAAACCACTGATTGGACCAACAAGACTAATCTTGAAAATAGGTGTGCAAAATTATGACTGGCATGAGCTTTTCCCAAAAG TGAAAAGCAATGTTGGTGCACTTGTGGCTATATGGGCTCCAATTATAGTT GTGTATTTCATGGACACACAGATTTGGTATTCTGTTTTCTGCACAATTTTTGGAGGACTTTATGGCATTTTAAATCATCTTGGTGAG ATTCGAACATTGGGGATGCTGAGAAGTAGATTTCACGCTTTGCCTTCTGCATTCAATGCTTGCTTGATCCCACCTTCAGCAAAAAGTGATCAGAAACCAAGAAGAAATTTCTTTCTCCGGAGATTTCATAAG gtttctgaaaaggaaacaaatggTGTTGCCAAGTTTGCTTTCGTATGGAACCAAATAATCAATACTTTCCGGCTAGAGGACTTGATAAGCAACTG GGAGATGGATTTGATGACAATTCCTATGTCTTCAGAGTTATTTTCTGGCATGGTTCGTTGGCCTATTTTCCTCCTGGCAAACAAG TTTTCAACAGCACTGAGCATTGCAAGAGATTTTGTGGGGAAGGATGAGATTCTtttcagaaaaattaaaaaagacaagtACATGTATTGTGCTGTGAAGGAGTGCTATGAGTCACTCAAGTATGTCCTTGAAATGCTCATTGTAGGCGATCTGGAGAAAAG AGTTGTGTCCAGCATACTacatgaaattgaagaaagcaTGCGAAGGTCAAGTCTTCTTGAGGATTTCAAGATGAGTGAGCTTCCAGCCTTAAAAGCAAAATGTATTCAGCTGGTTGAACTTCTG CTGGAgggaaatgaaaatcaaaatggtAATGTTGTGAAAGTTCTCCAAGATATGTTTGAGCTTGTGACCTACGATATGATGACAGATGGTTCCAG AATATTGGGTTTGATCTACCCTTCCCGACAGAATGTTGAGCAGACAGAAGAGAACTTAGTTGATTTTTCCAGAAGAATTGAACCACAGTTATTTGAATCAACTACTGGCACGAATCCTATCCATTCTATCCATTTTCCGTTGCCAGAGAGTGGCACTTTCAATGAACAG ATCAGGCGTTTCCTTTGGCTGCTTACAGTCAATGACAAGGCGATGGACATACCTGCGAACTTAGAGGCTCGGAGACGTATTTCATTCTTTGCTACTTCACTCTTCACTGATATGCCCGTTGCTCCTAATGTGCAGAATATGCTGTCTTTCAG TGTTTTAACTCCACACTTCAAGGAAGATGTTATTTATTCAATGGATGAACTTCATTCAAGCAAGGAAGGGGCTTCCATCTTATTTTACATGCAAAGGATTTATCCAG ATGAGTGGAAAAATTTCTTGGAACGCATGGGATGTGAAAATTCAGATGGAGTAAAAGATGAAAATGAGCTCAGAAATTGGGTTTCTTTCCGTGGTCAAACATTGAGCAGAACAG TTAGAGGGATGATGTACTATAGAGAAGCCCTAAGAGTTCAAGCATTTCTTGATATGGCTGACAATGAAG ATATTCTTGAAGGTTATGACGGTGcggaaaaaaataatcctacATTATTTGCTCGGTTAGATGCACTAGCAGACTTGAAATTCACTTATGTCATTTCATTTCAAATGTTTGGATCACAAAAGTCCTCTGGAGATCCCCATGCACAAGACTTACTTGACTTGATGAAAAG GTACCCCTCTGTCCGTGTTGCTTATGTTGAGGAGAAAGAAGAGATAGTGGAAGGTAAACCTCAGAAGGTTTACTCTTCTATATTGGTTAAAGCTGTCGATGATCTTGATCAG GAAATTTATCGAATAAAACTTCCTGGAACACCAAATATTGGAGAAGGGAAaccagaaaatcaaaatcatgcCATAATCTTTACACGCGGTGAAGCTCTTCAAACAATCGATATGAACCAG GATAATTATTTGGAAGAAGCTTTCAAAATGCGGAACCTCTTACAAGAATTTCTTCGGCAGCGAGGACGGCGACCTCCGACTATACTTGGTTTGAGGGAACACATATTCACTGGAAG TGTCTCATCTCTAGCTTGGTTCATGTCATATCAAGAGGCAAGCTTTGTCACCATTGGTCAAAGGCTTCTTGCAAATCCTCTCAG GGTAAGGTTCCACTATGGGCACCCGGATGTATTTGACAGGTTGTTTCACATCACAAGGGGTGGCATAAGCaaagcatcaaaaacaataaacttaAGTGAGGACGTATATGCAG GATTCAATTCTACATTAAGACGGGGATGCATAACTTACCATGAGTACCTGCAAGTTGGAAAAGGTCGTGACGTAGGTCTAAATCAAATCTCCAAGTTTGAAGCCAAAGTAGCAAATGGAAACAGTGAACAAACAATAAGCCGTGACATACACCGGCTTGGACgctgttttgattttttccgGATGCTATCTTGTTACTTTACAACCACTGGGTTTTACTTCAGTAACCTG ATTTCAGTAATTGGAATTTATGTGTTCCTCTACGGTCAGCTATACCTTGTCCTAAGCGGTCTACAGAAGGCATTCCTACTTGAGGCTAGAGTTCATAACATACAATCATTGGAAACAGCTCTTGCCTCCCAATCATTTATCCAGCTTGGGCTTCTAACTGGCTTGCCGATGGTGATGGAGATAGGACTCGAGAAAGGATTTCTCACAGCCATCAAAGATTTTGTCCTCATGCAATTGCAACTAGCTGCTGTCTTCTTCACCTTCTCACTTGGGacaaaaattcattattatgGTCGAACAATGTTACACGGGGGTGCTAAGTACCGGCCAACCGGGCGCAAGGTGGTGGTATTCCATGCCAGCTTCACTGAGATTTATAGATTATACTCACGAAGCCACTTTGTTAAAGGATTTGAGCTAGTACTCCTTTTGATTGTCTATGATTTGTTTAGACGGTCCTACCAGAGCAGCATGGCATACGTCTTAATCACGTATTCCATTTGGTTCATGTCGATCACCTGGTTGTTTGCACCATTTCTGTTTAATCCTCTTGGATTTGATTGGGAAAAGATAGTAGATGACTGGAAAAATTTGAATAAGTGGATCAGGCAGCCAGGTGGTATAGGAATTCAGCAAGATAAAAGCTGGCAGTCATGGTGGAATGATGAGCAGGCCCATCTTTGCGGCTCAGGATTGGGTGCTAGGCTGTTTGAAATACTTCTCTCTGCTCGCTTCTTTATGTACCAGTATGGTCTGGTGTATCACCTCGACATCTCCCAAAAGAGCAAAAATGTCCTAGTTTACATTCTGTCATGGTTTGTGATTTTGGCTGTTTTTCTCCTAGTCAAG GCTGTGAACATGGGAAGACAACAGTTCAGTACTAATTTCCACCTAGCTTTCAGGCTTTTCAAAGCATTCCTCTTCATTGCTGTTCTGGCGATTATCATCATTCTGTCCAGCGTTTGCGACCTATCAATGAAGGACTTGATCGTCTGCTGTCTCGCATTTTTACCCACTGGATGGGGCTTGATACTG ATTGCACAGGCTGCGAGGCCCAAGATAGAGGAGACTGGATTGTGGCATTTCACTAGGGTTCTTGCCAGGGCATATGATTATGGAATGAGCGTGGTTCTTTTTGCACCAGTAGCAGTTTTAGCATGGCTCCCAGTCATATCAGCCTTCCAGACTCGTTTTCTTTTCAACGAGGCCTTCAACAGGCACTTGCAGATCCAGCCAATTCTTGCTGGGAAGAAGACGAAGCAGACATGA
- the LOC118035046 gene encoding putative callose synthase 8 isoform X1 encodes MSEIVLADPIIEPQRTDRALVIDHAAAASSSGGAGPEPFDSERLPASLSREIQMFLRVANLIESEEPRIAYLCRFRAFEIAHGMDSNSSGRGVRQFKTSLLQRLEQDEYPTLRGRKEKSDMRELRRVYHAYKECIKSGGAFDLDGSHRKRLTNARMIAHVLFVVLKTVANAAGPQALADTDSIRAKSELYVPYNIFPLDQGGTQHAIMQLPEIKAAVAAVRNIRGLPSAEDLGKPFMDLFEFLEFFFEFQEGNVANQREHLILLLASTHIRQSHKQTSTNKLGDAAVDELMKKFFKNYTNWCKFLGRKSSIQLPYVNQEAQQYKILYIGLYLLIWGEAANLRFMPECLCYIFHHMADELHDLLIGKKFTTAYKGASESFLRDVVTPIYRVIYEETVKSKNGTADHSTWRNYDDLNEYFWSRDCFQIGWPMRLDHDFFRFESLKKPKRKKNVEEKRKREENKDEEMGLNEDEEPVATVEEKHEPKWLGKKNFVEIRSFWQIFRSFDRMWSFFILSLQAMIIMACHDLGSPLEMLDAVVFEDIMSIFITSAMLKLVQAILDIVFTWKTRLTMDILSKRKQVLKLVVAVIWTIVLPVYYAKSKRKYTCYSTQYRSWLGELCISSYLVAVALFLTTNAVEMVLFFVPAIHKYIEVSNCQIFKIFSWWTQPRSYVGRGMQETQVSVLKYTVFWVLVLLTKFLFSYSFEIKPLIGPTRLILKIGVQNYDWHELFPKVKSNVGALVAIWAPIIVVYFMDTQIWYSVFCTIFGGLYGILNHLGEIRTLGMLRSRFHALPSAFNACLIPPSAKSDQKPRRNFFLRRFHKVSEKETNGVAKFAFVWNQIINTFRLEDLISNWEMDLMTIPMSSELFSGMVRWPIFLLANKFSTALSIARDFVGKDEILFRKIKKDKYMYCAVKECYESLKYVLEMLIVGDLEKRVVSSILHEIEESMRRSSLLEDFKMSELPALKAKCIQLVELLLEGNENQNGNVVKVLQDMFELVTYDMMTDGSRILGLIYPSRQNVEQTEENLVDFSRRIEPQLFESTTGTNPIHSIHFPLPESGTFNEQIRRFLWLLTVNDKAMDIPANLEARRRISFFATSLFTDMPVAPNVQNMLSFSVLTPHFKEDVIYSMDELHSSKEGASILFYMQRIYPDEWKNFLERMGCENSDGVKDENELRNWVSFRGQTLSRTVRGMMYYREALRVQAFLDMADNEDILEGYDGAEKNNPTLFARLDALADLKFTYVISFQMFGSQKSSGDPHAQDLLDLMKRYPSVRVAYVEEKEEIVEGKPQKVYSSILVKAVDDLDQEIYRIKLPGTPNIGEGKPENQNHAIIFTRGEALQTIDMNQDNYLEEAFKMRNLLQEFLRQRGRRPPTILGLREHIFTGSVSSLAWFMSYQEASFVTIGQRLLANPLRVRFHYGHPDVFDRLFHITRGGISKASKTINLSEDVYAGFNSTLRRGCITYHEYLQVGKGRDVGLNQISKFEAKVANGNSEQTISRDIHRLGRCFDFFRMLSCYFTTTGFYFSNLISVIGIYVFLYGQLYLVLSGLQKAFLLEARVHNIQSLETALASQSFIQLGLLTGLPMVMEIGLEKGFLTAIKDFVLMQLQLAAVFFTFSLGTKIHYYGRTMLHGGAKYRPTGRKVVVFHASFTEIYRLYSRSHFVKGFELVLLLIVYDLFRRSYQSSMAYVLITYSIWFMSITWLFAPFLFNPLGFDWEKIVDDWKNLNKWIRQPGGIGIQQDKSWQSWWNDEQAHLCGSGLGARLFEILLSARFFMYQYGLVYHLDISQKSKNVLVYILSWFVILAVFLLVKAVNMGRQQFSTNFHLAFRLFKAFLFIAVLAIIIILSSVCDLSMKDLIVCCLAFLPTGWGLILIAQAARPKIEETGLWHFTRVLARAYDYGMSVVLFAPVAVLAWLPVISAFQTRFLFNEAFNRHLQIQPILAGKKTKQT; translated from the exons ATGTCAGAAATCGTTCTCGCTGACCCTATCATTGAGCCTCAGCGAACAGACCGTGCACTTGTAATTGatcatgctgctgctgctagtaGTAGTGGTGGTGCAGGACCTGAGCCTTTTGATAGTGAGAGGTTGCCTGCCAGTTTGTCTAGGGAAATTCAAATGTTTCTTCGTGTTGCTAATTTGATTGAAAGCGAGGAGCCTCGTATTGCTTATCTTT GTCGGTTTCGAGCTTTTGAAATAGCACATGGCATGGATAGCAATTCAAGTGGACGGGGTGTTCGCCAATTTAAAACGTCTCTCCTTCAGCGACTTGAACAA GACGAATATCCTACCTTAAGGGGACGGAAGGAGAAGAGTGACATGCGTGAGCTCAGACGTGTTTACCATGCATACAAGGAGTGTATCAAAAGTGGTGGAGCGTTTGATTTGGATGGCAG TCACAGAAAGAGGTTGACAAATGCACGAATGATTGCTCATGTACTGTTTGTAGTATTAAAAACAGTAGCAAATGCTGCTGGACCCCAG GCCCTTGCTGACACAGATAGTATTCGTGCAAAATCCGAGCTCTATGTACCATATAACATTTTTCCTCTAGATCAAGGAGGTACTCAGCACGCCATTATGCAACTCCCTGAG ATTAAAGCTGCTGTGGCAGCTGTTCGTAACATTCGAGGCTTACCTTCAGCCGAGGATTTGGGGAAACCTTTCATGGATTTGTTTGAATTTCTAGAATTTTTCTTTGAGTTTCAG GAAGGAAATGTTGCCAACCAGAGAGAGCATCTAATTCTACTGCTTGCTAGCACCCATATTAGGCAGTCTCACAAACAGACATCTACTAATAAG CTAGGAGATGCAGCTGTGGATGAACTGATgaagaagttttttaaaaattacactaATTGGTGTAAATTTTTGGGGAGAAAAAGCAGCATCCA GTTGCCATATGTGAATCAGGAAGCTCAACAatacaaaattttatatattggaCTTTACCTTCTTATTTGGGGGGAGGCAGCAAACTTGCGGTTTATGCCAGAGTGTTTATGCTATATTTTTCACCAT ATGGCAGATGAATTGCATGACCTGTTAATTGGAAAGAAATTCACAACAGCATACAAAGGAGCTTCTGAGTCTTTCCTTAGAGATGTAGTTACCCCGATATACAGGGTTATATATGAG GAAACTGTGAAAAGCAAAAATGGGACAGCTGATCATTCTACATGGAGAAACTACGATGATTTGAATGAGTATTTCTG GTCTCGTGATTGTTTCCAAATAGGTTGGCCCATGCGTCTGGATCATGATTTCTTTCGTTTCGAGTCTTTAAAGAAACCCAAACGTAAGAAGAATgtagaagaaaagagaaagagagaagaaaacaaggATGAAGAAATGGGATTAAACGAGGATGAAGAACCAGTG GCTACTgttgaagaaaaacatgaaCCAAAATGGCTGGGAAAGAAGAATTTTGTAGAGATTCGCTCATTTTGGCAGATTTTTAGGAGCTTTGATAGAATGTGGAGCTTTTTTATTCTATCCCTTCAG GCAATGATAATTATGGCTTGCCATGATTTGGGGTCTCCACTTGAAATGCTCGATGCAGTAGTGTTCGAGGACATCATGAGCATCTTCATTACATCTGCTATGCTTAAACTTGTACAAG CAATTCTTGACATTGTCTTTACATGGAAAACAAGACTCACGATGGATATTTTGTCAAAAAGGAAACAAGTGCTGAAGCTGGTAGTTGCAGTCATATGGACTATTGTTCTACCTGTATATTATGCTAAATCTAAGAGAAAGTATACTTGTTATTCCACACAATATAGAAGCTGGCTAGGGGAGCTGTGTATTTCTTCCTATTTGGTTGCAGTTGCCCTTTTCCTTACGACTAATGCAGTTGAGATGGTCCTATTTTTTGTTCCTGCGATTCACAAGTACATTGAGGTCTCGAATTGTcagatattcaaaatattttcctgGTGGACACAG CCAAGATCATATGTTGGACGTGGGATGCAAGAAACCCAAGTTTCAGTTCTCAA ATATACAGTATTTTGGGTGCTGGTATTATTGACCAAATTTTTATTCAGCTATAGTTTTGAG ATCAAACCACTGATTGGACCAACAAGACTAATCTTGAAAATAGGTGTGCAAAATTATGACTGGCATGAGCTTTTCCCAAAAG TGAAAAGCAATGTTGGTGCACTTGTGGCTATATGGGCTCCAATTATAGTT GTGTATTTCATGGACACACAGATTTGGTATTCTGTTTTCTGCACAATTTTTGGAGGACTTTATGGCATTTTAAATCATCTTGGTGAG ATTCGAACATTGGGGATGCTGAGAAGTAGATTTCACGCTTTGCCTTCTGCATTCAATGCTTGCTTGATCCCACCTTCAGCAAAAAGTGATCAGAAACCAAGAAGAAATTTCTTTCTCCGGAGATTTCATAAG gtttctgaaaaggaaacaaatggTGTTGCCAAGTTTGCTTTCGTATGGAACCAAATAATCAATACTTTCCGGCTAGAGGACTTGATAAGCAACTG GGAGATGGATTTGATGACAATTCCTATGTCTTCAGAGTTATTTTCTGGCATGGTTCGTTGGCCTATTTTCCTCCTGGCAAACAAG TTTTCAACAGCACTGAGCATTGCAAGAGATTTTGTGGGGAAGGATGAGATTCTtttcagaaaaattaaaaaagacaagtACATGTATTGTGCTGTGAAGGAGTGCTATGAGTCACTCAAGTATGTCCTTGAAATGCTCATTGTAGGCGATCTGGAGAAAAG AGTTGTGTCCAGCATACTacatgaaattgaagaaagcaTGCGAAGGTCAAGTCTTCTTGAGGATTTCAAGATGAGTGAGCTTCCAGCCTTAAAAGCAAAATGTATTCAGCTGGTTGAACTTCTG CTGGAgggaaatgaaaatcaaaatggtAATGTTGTGAAAGTTCTCCAAGATATGTTTGAGCTTGTGACCTACGATATGATGACAGATGGTTCCAG AATATTGGGTTTGATCTACCCTTCCCGACAGAATGTTGAGCAGACAGAAGAGAACTTAGTTGATTTTTCCAGAAGAATTGAACCACAGTTATTTGAATCAACTACTGGCACGAATCCTATCCATTCTATCCATTTTCCGTTGCCAGAGAGTGGCACTTTCAATGAACAG ATCAGGCGTTTCCTTTGGCTGCTTACAGTCAATGACAAGGCGATGGACATACCTGCGAACTTAGAGGCTCGGAGACGTATTTCATTCTTTGCTACTTCACTCTTCACTGATATGCCCGTTGCTCCTAATGTGCAGAATATGCTGTCTTTCAG TGTTTTAACTCCACACTTCAAGGAAGATGTTATTTATTCAATGGATGAACTTCATTCAAGCAAGGAAGGGGCTTCCATCTTATTTTACATGCAAAGGATTTATCCAG ATGAGTGGAAAAATTTCTTGGAACGCATGGGATGTGAAAATTCAGATGGAGTAAAAGATGAAAATGAGCTCAGAAATTGGGTTTCTTTCCGTGGTCAAACATTGAGCAGAACAG TTAGAGGGATGATGTACTATAGAGAAGCCCTAAGAGTTCAAGCATTTCTTGATATGGCTGACAATGAAG ATATTCTTGAAGGTTATGACGGTGcggaaaaaaataatcctacATTATTTGCTCGGTTAGATGCACTAGCAGACTTGAAATTCACTTATGTCATTTCATTTCAAATGTTTGGATCACAAAAGTCCTCTGGAGATCCCCATGCACAAGACTTACTTGACTTGATGAAAAG GTACCCCTCTGTCCGTGTTGCTTATGTTGAGGAGAAAGAAGAGATAGTGGAAGGTAAACCTCAGAAGGTTTACTCTTCTATATTGGTTAAAGCTGTCGATGATCTTGATCAG GAAATTTATCGAATAAAACTTCCTGGAACACCAAATATTGGAGAAGGGAAaccagaaaatcaaaatcatgcCATAATCTTTACACGCGGTGAAGCTCTTCAAACAATCGATATGAACCAG GATAATTATTTGGAAGAAGCTTTCAAAATGCGGAACCTCTTACAAGAATTTCTTCGGCAGCGAGGACGGCGACCTCCGACTATACTTGGTTTGAGGGAACACATATTCACTGGAAG TGTCTCATCTCTAGCTTGGTTCATGTCATATCAAGAGGCAAGCTTTGTCACCATTGGTCAAAGGCTTCTTGCAAATCCTCTCAG GGTAAGGTTCCACTATGGGCACCCGGATGTATTTGACAGGTTGTTTCACATCACAAGGGGTGGCATAAGCaaagcatcaaaaacaataaacttaAGTGAGGACGTATATGCAG GATTCAATTCTACATTAAGACGGGGATGCATAACTTACCATGAGTACCTGCAAGTTGGAAAAGGTCGTGACGTAGGTCTAAATCAAATCTCCAAGTTTGAAGCCAAAGTAGCAAATGGAAACAGTGAACAAACAATAAGCCGTGACATACACCGGCTTGGACgctgttttgattttttccgGATGCTATCTTGTTACTTTACAACCACTGGGTTTTACTTCAGTAACCTG ATTTCAGTAATTGGAATTTATGTGTTCCTCTACGGTCAGCTATACCTTGTCCTAAGCGGTCTACAGAAGGCATTCCTACTTGAGGCTAGAGTTCATAACATACAATCATTGGAAACAGCTCTTGCCTCCCAATCATTTATCCAGCTTGGGCTTCTAACTGGCTTGCCGATGGTGATGGAGATAGGACTCGAGAAAGGATTTCTCACAGCCATCAAAGATTTTGTCCTCATGCAATTGCAACTAGCTGCTGTCTTCTTCACCTTCTCACTTGGGacaaaaattcattattatgGTCGAACAATGTTACACGGGGGTGCTAAGTACCGGCCAACCGGGCGCAAGGTGGTGGTATTCCATGCCAGCTTCACTGAGATTTATAGATTATACTCACGAAGCCACTTTGTTAAAGGATTTGAGCTAGTACTCCTTTTGATTGTCTATGATTTGTTTAGACGGTCCTACCAGAGCAGCATGGCATACGTCTTAATCACGTATTCCATTTGGTTCATGTCGATCACCTGGTTGTTTGCACCATTTCTGTTTAATCCTCTTGGATTTGATTGGGAAAAGATAGTAGATGACTGGAAAAATTTGAATAAGTGGATCAGGCAGCCAGGTGGTATAGGAATTCAGCAAGATAAAAGCTGGCAGTCATGGTGGAATGATGAGCAGGCCCATCTTTGCGGCTCAGGATTGGGTGCTAGGCTGTTTGAAATACTTCTCTCTGCTCGCTTCTTTATGTACCAGTATGGTCTGGTGTATCACCTCGACATCTCCCAAAAGAGCAAAAATGTCCTAGTTTACATTCTGTCATGGTTTGTGATTTTGGCTGTTTTTCTCCTAGTCAAG GCTGTGAACATGGGAAGACAACAGTTCAGTACTAATTTCCACCTAGCTTTCAGGCTTTTCAAAGCATTCCTCTTCATTGCTGTTCTGGCGATTATCATCATTCTGTCCAGCGTTTGCGACCTATCAATGAAGGACTTGATCGTCTGCTGTCTCGCATTTTTACCCACTGGATGGGGCTTGATACTG ATTGCACAGGCTGCGAGGCCCAAGATAGAGGAGACTGGATTGTGGCATTTCACTAGGGTTCTTGCCAGGGCATATGATTATGGAATGAGCGTGGTTCTTTTTGCACCAGTAGCAGTTTTAGCATGGCTCCCAGTCATATCAGCCTTCCAGACTCGTTTTCTTTTCAACGAGGCCTTCAACAGGCACTTGCAGATCCAGCCAATTCTTGCTGGGAAGAAGACGAAGCAGACATGA